GACCGGCTACACCGACGCCGCCGGCTACTGCCTGATCGCCACCGCCAAGCGCGATGTGCCCTCCGGGCCGCGCCGCTTGGTCGCCGTCATCCTGGGTGCCGCCTCCAAGGAAGCACGCGCCACCGAGGCGCAGAAGCTGCTCAACTGGGGCTACAGCGCCTGGGACGCGGTGAAGCTCTTCGACGCCAAGCAGCCCATCGCCACCGCCGAGGTCTGGAAGGGTGCGAAGTCCACGGTGGCGCTGACCTCGCTGACGCCCATCGTGGTGACCGTGCCGCGCGGTGATGCGGCCAAGCTGCAGACCCAGCTCACCCGCACCGACCCGCTGCTCGCCCCGCTGGCGGTGGGCCAGAAGCTGGGCACGCTGAAGGTGATCTCGGGCCGCCAGGTGGTGGCCGAGGTGCCCGTCACGGTGGCCGAGCCGGTGCCGGTGGCCGGTCTGTTCGGCCGCCTGTGGGACGGGCTGCGCCTGATGATCAAGTGATGCGGGCACGGAGATCCGCCTGGCATCCGGCCCTGCGCTGACGCAAGTCGACACGCACGGCGCCCGCCCGCACCGGCCCGGGCGGGAGTACGCTTGCCGCATGCGGACAGTCGCGCCGCACGGTTGGTGAGGAAACCCATGTCGATGACCGCCCACGCTCTGCCCGACGCCCCCTGCCACCTCGACGGACGCTGGCTGCCGCTGAATCAGGCCCAGGTGTCCGTGCTGGATCGCGGCTTCCTGTTCGGCGATGGCGTCTACGAGGTCATCCCGGTCTACGGCGGCCGGCTGTTCCGCTTCGATGAGCACATGGCGCGGCTGGCGCATTCGCTCGACGCGGTGCGCATCGCCAACCCGCACAGCCGCGACGGCTGGCTGACGCTGCTGCGCGAGCTCGTCGCGCGCGAGCTGGCCCACAGCGGCCAGGGCGACCAGCTGGCCTACCTGCAGATCACCCGGGGCGTGGCACCACGCTCCCACCCGATGCCGACCGGCCTGACGCCCACGGTCTTCGCGATGAGCCAGCCGCACCAGCCCCCGGGCGCCGACCAGCGCCGCGAAGGCGTGGCCTGCGTGACCGCGCGCGACTTCCGCTGGGAGCGCGGCGACATCAAGACCACCTCGCTGCTCGGTGGCGTGATGGCCCGGCAGATCGCAGCCGACCACGGCGCCGCCGAGACGATCCTGCTGCGCGACAGCGGTCACGGCCACGGCCTGACCGTGACCGAGGGCTCGTCGAGCAACGTCTGGGCGGTGCTCGACGGCGCACTGATCGGCGTGCCGCCCTCGCACCACACGCTGGCGGGCATCCGCATCGAGCTGCTGCGCGAGCTCTGCGAGGAGGAGGGCATCGCCTGCCACCTGCGGCCGATCGCCGAGTCGGAGCTGACCATCGCCGACGAGATCCTGATCAGCTCGGCCGGGCGCGAGGTTCTGCCGGTGACGCGGCTGGACGGCGAGCCGGTCGGCCACGGCGCCCTGCGCGGCAAGCCGGGCCCGGTGTACGCCCGCCTGCACGCGGCCTACGAGCGCGCCAAGCTTGAACAATCGATCTGAGCCCCCAGTTCAGGAAGCTGCCCTGACTGCCGGACAATGCCCACGATGCGTGAGATCCCACCCGAACAATCGCTGATCGAGTACCCCTGCGCCTTCCCGATCAAGGTGATGGGTGCGCACGTGCCCGGCTACCTGGAGGCCATCGTCTCGGTGGCGCGGCAGTTCGACCCGGGCTTCGATGCCGCGACCGTCGAGCAGCGGCCCAGCAAGGGCGGCAACTACCTGGGGCTGACGATCACCGTCACCGCCACCAGCCGCGAGCAGCTCGACGAGCTCTACCGCACGCTGACGACGCACCCGATGGTCAAGATCGTGCTGTGACGCCCCGGGGCGACAGGGGGCGGCAGGCCACGGCCCCCGCCGGGGTGACAGCCCCTGTTCACAGCCCCATCACCCAGGCGATGACGTTCTTGGCGACGAAGCCGAGCATGCCGACCGACAGCACGAGGAAGAGCACGAAGGTGCCGAAGCGCCCCGCCTTCGCCTCGCGCGCCAGCTGCCCGATGATGAAGAACATGTAGAGGATGAACGCCCCGACGCCGACCGTCAGGCCGAACTGGGCAAGCTGTTCCTCGGAGTAGCCGAACATGGAAGAGGGAAGAGGGCAGGGAAGGCGTCGGTGGGGGCAATCGAGATGATACGCGGCCGCCTCGGCGGATCGGTGGAAACCCCCGTACCGGGGACGAGGCCGTTCAGGGCGCCGCGTCGGCGGGCAGGGCGTCCCGGTACGCGTACCAGCTGGCGTGACCCAGCATCGGGATCACGAACACCAGCCCGACCAGTGCCGCCGCCATGCCCAGCAGGGTGAAGCCCATCACCACCGCGGCCCACACGGCCATCGGCAGCGGGTTCTCGCCCACCACGCGCCAGCTGGTCAACACGGCGTCCCACACCCCCATGCGGCGGTCCAGCAGCAGCGGGATCGCCACCACACTGGAGGCGAACACCGGCGCGGCCATCAGCCCGCCCGCCAGCATCCAGGCCTCAAACAGCCAGGACTGCGGGTTGAGCACCACCACGCGCACAAAGTCGGCCGGCGTGATCACCGGCGCGGCGGCAAACAGCGTGATCAGCGCCGCCGAGGTCAGCACCCAGGCGGTGCCGGCCGCGGCCAGAAGCACGCCGAACAGCACCAGGCGACGGTCCAGCGACAGCCACACCGCGGTCACCGTCGACCAGCCGGCCGGCTCGCCGCGCTCCAGCGCACGACTGATCGAGTACAGCCCGGTGGCCAGGATCGGCGCGACCAGCAGGAAACCCGAAAAAGCGCCGGCCAGCATCCAGAAGCGCTGGCCCGCCACGGCAACGATCAGCCAGCCGAACAGCGCCAGCGCCACGCCGTGGGCAAAGCTCGCAGCCGGCGTGCGGCGCACGTCGTGCCAGGCCCGCTCCAGCCAGGTCAGCGACTGCAGGGCTCGCAGCGAGCGCAGGGGAATCAGGGCAACGGCGGAAGCGTTCATGGACGGCAGGTCGGGCGCGGCGGCTCGGCAGGTGACCGGACGGGCACATGCTAACGGTTCACTTGATCCGCGTCATGCGCAGGTTTCCCCAGGGGAGCCCGCAGGCGCAGCGGCCGCCCACAGGGCAAGGCGCCTTTATCATCGGGACATGATTTCTCCCTCCGTCGACGTCGCCACGCTGCGTCACCGCAATGCCCTGGCCCTCTTCGACGAGTTCGTGCGTGCCACCGTCAGCCACCCCGACGCCGCCACGCTGCGCGGGCTGGAGCGGCGCTTCGCCGAGCGCATCGGCATCCAGCCGAGCTACTGGAGCCAGATCAAGAGCCGCGCCCGCCAGGTCGGCGAGCGGCTGGCGCGGCAGTTCGAGCAGCACTGCGGCAAGCCGCCGGGCTGGCTCGACCAACCCCATGACCCGCCCAGGGCGACGGCAGGCAGCCCCCTGCAAGCGGCCCTCGCGCCGGTGCGCGCTGCCGTGGAACCGGCCGAGGCGCCCAGGCCCGCCGTCACCGCAGCCCCCTCCCGCAGCGACGCAGCCGGCAGCGCAGGGCCGCGTGACGACGACGAGCGCTTCATCGTCGACCTGGTGCTGAGCTACTACCGCCGCAATCCGCAGCGCGCCCGGCAGCGCCTGCTGGACCTGCTCGGCGAGGTGCTGGTGCCCGCCGCACCGCCCCCGTCGGCAGCCAAAGCGGCCGCGCCCGCAGCCAGCCCGGCCGCCGACGCCGAGCTGTGGTCACGCGCGCAGCGCCACGTCGCACCGCTCAAGGGCAAGCGCTGACGCCAGCGGCGCTCCCGGCGCCGGAGACCCTCCCTTCCTCGGGTTTCCACCGGGGCTCGATGTGGACAGGGGGGCTTCACAAGTTGATAAACACTCGTTTATCATTTAGGCAACTGATCTCCATCAGTTCCCGTCCGGTCACTGCCGGGCCCACCTTCCGGGCCGGGCCAGCAGGCCGCCCGACCACCCACACGCGAACGGATTCCGAGTGCTGCTGAAGATGGCAACGCTGTACCGACCTGCTGCCACGGCCCTGGCCGTGCAGGCCGGTGCACCTGCGTCAGGCAGCCGTGCAGTCCCCGCGTCCAGCCCGCATCCCGGGTCGGGGCGACGCCGCTGAATCGACAGCGCGCCAGCCGCCTCCACATGGGCCCGGGTTGATCCAGTCACCCGGGCCCGTTGCATTTCGGGGCCCGCTTGGGGCTCCGTTTCCGGCCCTCGATTCGAGTCCCGGCTGTGCCGGGCCCACCCGCCGCCGATCCCCGTCGGCCAGGAGTTGCCATGAAGACCACATTCCAGCGCACCGGCTCGCACAGCCGCACCCCGTGCATCGCCCTCCCGGCATCGCCCAAGCCGCGCAATCCGCTGGTGGCCGCCGCGCACCTGCGTGCGGCCGGCCGCCACGGCCCCGATGGCGGCGCGCGTCGCCAGCGCGAGCGCCAGGCCCTGCGTCATGAACTGTCCCAGGCAGGCGGCACCCGCTGGCCCCGGGGCGAACCCTGAACCCTGCGCGGACCCGCTCGCCGTCGTCAACCGAAGGGCGGGCCGCCTCACGATGAGGAGGCCGATCATGGCCACATCCCTGAGCGCCCGGGCCGTCCTGGGCACCCGCACCTTCCTGGGCTGGCTGCCCGCCGTCCGCCAGCGGCTGCATCGCCAGGGGCTCGCCCTGATGCACTGGCTCGAACAGGCCCGCTGCGCCCAGGCCCAACAGCGCGCCGCGCGACGCGAGCGCAACGCCCGCGAGGCCTGCGCCGCCGAGGGCGCCGACCTGGAGTTCGGCCAGGTCGAGCTCGACGGCCGCCGCTTCGGTGCGCTGTACCGCGGCGGCGAGCTGGTCTACCTGCTGCCGGAGGTCGACCGTCTGTGATCCTGCCGCACAAAGCAGCCACGGCATGATGTGAAATGCGGTGGCGTGACGGAATGGACGGATCCGGTCCGTGCGGCCCACTCGGCGGCGGGGACCGGGCTCCGGCCCACCGCCCCATCGTCGATAACCGCGACAGGCGTGCCTACCGCTGCGGTCTGGCCCGTCTGCCCGAGGATGCTGCGGAGTGACGTGATGCTGACCCGACCCTTGCCCGATCTCGCCGCCTGGACCGACCACCTGCGCCGCCAGCCCATCCCCGTGCTGGCCGGCACGGCCGAGGAGATCGCCCTGCTCGCCCAGGCCGAGGAGGCCCGCGGTTGCGTGGACGCCGCCATGATCGCCCGCGCGGTGGAGGACGACCCGCTGATGACGCTGCGCCTGATGGTGCACACCGCCGGGCACCGCCACGCCCGCCAGGTCACCGATGCCGAGACCGTCACCGCCGGCGTGCTGCTGATGGGCATCACCCCCTTCTTCCGCGACTTCTCGGCGCTGGAGACGGTCGAGCAGCACCTGGCCGACTCGCCCGAGGCGCTGGCCGGGCTGGAGAAGGTGCTCGCCCGGGCCCACCGGGCCGCGCGATTTGCCCAGGCCTTTGCAGTGCACCGCATGGACGGCGATGCGACGGTGCTGCGCGAGGCGGCGCTGCTGCACGACTTTGCCGAGATGCTGCTCTGGTGCCATGCGCCTGCACTGGCCCTGGAGGTGGCCCGCCGGCTCGCCGCCGACCCGCACCTGCGTTCGCGCGCCGCGCAGCGCGAGGTGCTCAACATCGAGCTGGGCGAACTTGAGCAGCAACTCATGCGCGCCTGGCGCCTGCCCCAGCTGCTGATCCAGCTCACCGACGACCACGCCGCCGGCCACGCGCTGATCTACCCGCAGGTGCGTACGGTGCGCCTGGCGGTACAGGTGGCGCGCCACACCGAGCAGGGCTGGGACAACGCCGCGTTGCCGGACGACATCGCCGAAGTGGCCGAGCTGCTCAACCTGTCCGAGCCGTCCACCCAGCGCCTGCTTCTGGGCATCGAGTCCTGACTGCCTGATCGGCTCCGATCGGGCAGACCTGCCCGGGCGGGGAAGGCTGTCACCGGCGCGACGATCGGCTAGGACAAGCCCCGACGCAGGCGCCGGGGCCTTCTGCCACGATCGGCGCCATGTCCCAGCTCACCGCCCCCAACGACAACATCCCCTCCTTCCCCTGGCTGAAAAGCTACCCGGCCGGGGTGCCCGAGCGCATCGACCAGGACCCGGCCACGAGCCTGGTCGACCTGCTGGACGATGCCTTCCGCCGCTACGCCTCACGCGAGGCCTCGCTGTACATGGAGCAGCGCCTGCGCTTCGACGAGCTGGACCGGCAGTCGGCCGCCCTGGCCGGCTGGCTGCAGCAGCGTGGCCTGCAGCGCGGCGCCCGCGTGGCGTTGATGATGCCCAACACGCCGCAGTACATGGTGGCGATCGCCGGTGTGCTGCGCGCCGGCATGGTGGTGGTCAACGTCAACCCGCTCTACACCGCGCGCGAGCTGGAGCACCAGCTCAAGGACTCGGGCGCCGAGGCCATCGTCGTGCTGGAGAACGTGGCCCACACGCTCGAAGAAGTCATCGAGCACAGCCCCGTGCGCCACGTCGTGCTGGTGGCGCTGGGTGACATGCTGAACTGGTGGCGCGGCCCGCTGGTCAACTTCGTGGTGCGGCACGTCAAGAAGATGGTGCCGGAGTTCCGCCTGCCGCTCACCGACGGCCGCACGGTCACGCGCTTCAACGACGCCATCCGCCAGGGCGGCCAGCGCGCCTATACGCGGGTGCCGGTGCGCGGCGACGACATCGCCTTCCTGCAGTACACCGGAGGTACCACCGGCGTGTCCAAGGGCGCGGTGCTGCTGCACCGCAACGTGGTGGCCAACATCCTGCAGACCGAGGCCTGGTTCAACCCCATGCTCAGCAAGGTGGGCCACCGGCAGCTGACCATCGTCTGTGCGCTGCCGCTGTACCACATCTTCGCGCTGACGGTGTGCTACTTCATGGGCCTGCGCCTGGGCGGGCGCAACCTGCTGATCCCCAACCCGCGCGACCTGCCCAGCCTGGTGAAGGCGATCAGCGGCCACCGCGTGCACATGTTCCCGGCGGTCAACACGCTCTACAACGCGCTGGCCAACGACCCGGACTTCGCCCGGCTGGACTTCTCCGAGCTGGTGGTCTCCAACGGCGGCGGCATGGCGGTGCAGCAGGCCACCGCCGAGAAGTGGCTCAAGCTCACCGGCTGCCCGATCTGCGAGGGCTACGGCCTGTCGGAAACCTCGCCGGTGGCCACCGCGAACCGGCTCGACCTGAAGGAGTTCACCGGCACCATCGGCCTGCCCGTGCCGGGCACGGAGATCGCCATCCGCGACGATGACGGGCGCGACCAGCCCATCGGCGAGCGCGGCGAGATCTGCATCCGCGGCCCGCAGGTGATGGCCGGCTACTGGCAGCGCACCGAGGAAACCGCGCAGGTGCTCAGCGCCGACGGCTGGTTCAAGTCCGGCGACATCGGCATCATGGACGAGCGCGGCTACGTGCGCATCGTCGACCGCAAGAAGGACATGATCCTGGTCTCGGGCTTCAACGTGTACCCCAACGAGATCGAGCAGGTGGTCAACCTGCACCCGGGCGTGCTCGAATGCGCCGCGGTGGGCGTACCCGACATGCACTCGGGCGAGGCGGTGAAGCTCTTCGTCGTCAAGCGCGACCCGGCGCTCGACGAGGACGACATCACGCGCTACTGCCATGACAACTTCACGGGCTACAAGCGGCCGAAGTACATCGATTTTCGCGACGACCTGCCGAAATCCAACGTGGGCAAGATCCTGCGCCGCGAACTGCGTTCGAACTGATCGGACCGTCCAGCGTGATCTGCGTGGTCTGATTGATCAGATGCGAATCGCCAGCCCGCACCTTGTGGCAGGCTGGCGGCGTCGATCCGGGTCCGGCCGGACACGCCAGGATGTCGCATGAGCACCGTCCCCCCTCTTCCCGCCACCAACGCCACCAACGCCACGGCTACCACCGCCGCTGGCGACGGACCGGCGGCGCCACTGCCCGAGCGGTCGCGCTGGCAACTCAGCCACTTCGCGCTGGCCTTCGCAGCGGCCACGCTGCTGGTGGTCTGGCTGGCCGTCGTGCTGCTGCTGATCGACAAGCACGCCGACACCCTGGCCGCCGAGGCGCGGCAGAACACCAACATCGCGCGCGCGCTACAGGAGCAGACCCTGCGCGTGATCGCCACCACCGACCAGGCCACGCTGCGCGTGCGCGACGATGTGGCCAGCGGCCAGACGCCGCTGCCCGACCTGGTGCGCTACGCCAACGAGACCGGCCTGGCACCGAAGATCCTGGTGCAGCTGTCGCTGGTCGGCCCGGATGGGCGATTCGTTGGCAGCAACCTCGACCCCGACGGCAGCAAGACGGGCCATGTCGACCTGTCCGAGCGCGAGCATGTCCGCATCCACCTGAACCCGGCCTACGCCGCCGATGCCGCCAAGCTGCCGCCCAACGGGCTCTTCATCAGCAAGCCGGTGCTGGGCAAGGTCTCCAAGCGCTGGACGATCCAGCTCTCCCGGAAGATCGTGGCTCCTGACGGCCGGGCGCTCGGCGCGGTGGTCGCCTCGCTCGACCCGGCCTACTTCGAGGAGGTGTTCCGCCAGGTGGCGCTGGGCCAGCAGGGCGGCGTCACCATCGCCGGCACCGACCTGACCATCCGTGCCCGCGTGATCGGCAGCAAGGCGGTGGACATGGGCGGCAAGCTCGGCGCCAGCAGCCCGCTGGCGCGCGGCGAGCTCGGCGCCGAAGGCCACTACACCGCCGCCAGCTCGATCGACACCGTCGAGCGCTCGATCGCCTACCGCAAGGTGGCCGACTACCCCATCTACATCTTCGTGGCCTCGTCGGTGGACGAGGCACTGGCCGGCTGGCGCAGCTACCGCAACGTGCTGATCGGCCTGTCCGCACTGCTCAGCCTGGCGGTGGGGGCCGCGGCGTTCATCTTCCTGGCCAGCCTGCGCCGGCTGGAACGCAGCAATGCGGCGCTGGCCGTCAGCGAGGCCCAGGCACAGGCGGCCAGCCGTGCCAAGAGCGAGTTCCTGGCCGCCATCTCGCACGAGCTGCGCACCCCGCTGACCAGCATCCGCGGCTTTGCCGAGCTGATGGAGCGGCGCATCGAGCAGCCCAAGTTCCGCGACATGGCCGGGCTGATCCGCAAGGGCGCGGAGCACCTGAACGCGCTGCTCACTGAAATCCTCGACCTCGCCAAGGTGGAGGCCGGCGCGATGCCGATGAACCCCGAGCCGCAGAAGCTGCTTGAGCTGATCGACCAGACCGTGGGCTTCTTCCAGGTGTCCGCGGCCGAGAAGGCCCTGACGCTGGGCACCCGGTTCGCCGCCGGTGCGCCCGAGACCTGGCTGTGCGACGGCCTGCGCCTGAAGCAGGTGCTGAACAACCTGCTGTCCAACGCGGTCAAGTTCACCGACGCCGGCAGCATCCACATCGAGGTGGACGCCGATGCCGACCGGCTGCAGCTGCATGTGGTGGACACCGGCCCCGGCATCCCGCCTGAGTTGCAGGACACGATCTTCGAGCGCTTCCGCCAGGGCAACGACCGCGTGAGCTACCAGCACGGCGGCACTGGCCTCGGCCTGGCGCTGGCCCGCGCCCTGGCCGAGCGCATGGGCGGTACGCTGACGCTGCAGTCCACGGTGGGCGAAGGTTCGCGCTTCACGCTGACGCTGCCGGCCGTGCCGCCGGCCTGAACATCAGGCACCGACGCCGGGCGACCAGTCCCGCTCAGAGCGCGCCGCGGCAGCCCGGTGCACCACAGCGGCAGGTCAGCTTGCCCTCGTGGTGCGTCTCGCCGTAGTCGCAGGTGATTTCCTCGCCCGGCGCGATGTCGCGCATCGCGTAGATCTCCACACGCCCCTGGCGGATGCGCAGCACCGCGTTGGGTCGGCAGGAGTGGTTGGTGAAGCGCAGCGGGTCGGCCGAGCGCGAGGCGTCGATCGCGCGGCGCTCGTTGACCTCCACGATCATGATGCGCTCCAGCTTCCTGGCGCGCTCCCAGGCCTCGTACACGCTGATCGTCTCGCCGCGGATCTCGCCGATCTTGCGCCGCCCCGGGATCGGCTCGCCCGCGAAGGCCCCGGTGCCATCGATGCGGCTGGGGGCGTTGGTGACGGCGTACTTCTGCGGGTTGGCGGGCGTGCCCATGCGGGGAAATGTCCTGAAAGTGGTCGAAAGCGGTGCAGCGAGGCGCGATCAGACCCGCGCCACCCACCCCTGTCAAGGCACAAGGCTGTGGACAGTCCTGGCACAAGCACCCGCTTGCCCACAGGGTCGGCCCCGGTCGACCAGGTTGTTGTCGAACTGTGCCTGCGCAGTCCAGGGTCCCGCCCACAGCGTTGGCGGCCACGCAAGTGCGCGTCGGTACTGGATAAAACCGACTTGTCCACAGCCGATGGCCACCTCTACTACGACCACCAGTTATAAAAGTGACCATAGAGAAGAAGAAGAACGCGCCTGCGGAAAATCGGCCCCACACCGGTGCAGCACCGGCCCACGGCAGCCCGCTGCCCCAGGCCACGGGGCGGCGCTATGCTTGCCCAACCCCTCAGGCAGCACTGCGTCCATGAAAGACTCCGACCTCACCACCCGC
The Sphaerotilus microaerophilus DNA segment above includes these coding regions:
- a CDS encoding DUF2189 domain-containing protein — protein: MNASAVALIPLRSLRALQSLTWLERAWHDVRRTPAASFAHGVALALFGWLIVAVAGQRFWMLAGAFSGFLLVAPILATGLYSISRALERGEPAGWSTVTAVWLSLDRRLVLFGVLLAAAGTAWVLTSAALITLFAAAPVITPADFVRVVVLNPQSWLFEAWMLAGGLMAAPVFASSVVAIPLLLDRRMGVWDAVLTSWRVVGENPLPMAVWAAVVMGFTLLGMAAALVGLVFVIPMLGHASWYAYRDALPADAAP
- a CDS encoding aminotransferase class IV yields the protein MSMTAHALPDAPCHLDGRWLPLNQAQVSVLDRGFLFGDGVYEVIPVYGGRLFRFDEHMARLAHSLDAVRIANPHSRDGWLTLLRELVARELAHSGQGDQLAYLQITRGVAPRSHPMPTGLTPTVFAMSQPHQPPGADQRREGVACVTARDFRWERGDIKTTSLLGGVMARQIAADHGAAETILLRDSGHGHGLTVTEGSSSNVWAVLDGALIGVPPSHHTLAGIRIELLRELCEEEGIACHLRPIAESELTIADEILISSAGREVLPVTRLDGEPVGHGALRGKPGPVYARLHAAYERAKLEQSI
- a CDS encoding SET domain-containing protein codes for the protein MGTPANPQKYAVTNAPSRIDGTGAFAGEPIPGRRKIGEIRGETISVYEAWERARKLERIMIVEVNERRAIDASRSADPLRFTNHSCRPNAVLRIRQGRVEIYAMRDIAPGEEITCDYGETHHEGKLTCRCGAPGCRGAL
- a CDS encoding DUF493 family protein codes for the protein MREIPPEQSLIEYPCAFPIKVMGAHVPGYLEAIVSVARQFDPGFDAATVEQRPSKGGNYLGLTITVTATSREQLDELYRTLTTHPMVKIVL
- a CDS encoding HDOD domain-containing protein; the encoded protein is MLTRPLPDLAAWTDHLRRQPIPVLAGTAEEIALLAQAEEARGCVDAAMIARAVEDDPLMTLRLMVHTAGHRHARQVTDAETVTAGVLLMGITPFFRDFSALETVEQHLADSPEALAGLEKVLARAHRAARFAQAFAVHRMDGDATVLREAALLHDFAEMLLWCHAPALALEVARRLAADPHLRSRAAQREVLNIELGELEQQLMRAWRLPQLLIQLTDDHAAGHALIYPQVRTVRLAVQVARHTEQGWDNAALPDDIAEVAELLNLSEPSTQRLLLGIES
- a CDS encoding sensor histidine kinase, whose amino-acid sequence is MSTVPPLPATNATNATATTAAGDGPAAPLPERSRWQLSHFALAFAAATLLVVWLAVVLLLIDKHADTLAAEARQNTNIARALQEQTLRVIATTDQATLRVRDDVASGQTPLPDLVRYANETGLAPKILVQLSLVGPDGRFVGSNLDPDGSKTGHVDLSEREHVRIHLNPAYAADAAKLPPNGLFISKPVLGKVSKRWTIQLSRKIVAPDGRALGAVVASLDPAYFEEVFRQVALGQQGGVTIAGTDLTIRARVIGSKAVDMGGKLGASSPLARGELGAEGHYTAASSIDTVERSIAYRKVADYPIYIFVASSVDEALAGWRSYRNVLIGLSALLSLAVGAAAFIFLASLRRLERSNAALAVSEAQAQAASRAKSEFLAAISHELRTPLTSIRGFAELMERRIEQPKFRDMAGLIRKGAEHLNALLTEILDLAKVEAGAMPMNPEPQKLLELIDQTVGFFQVSAAEKALTLGTRFAAGAPETWLCDGLRLKQVLNNLLSNAVKFTDAGSIHIEVDADADRLQLHVVDTGPGIPPELQDTIFERFRQGNDRVSYQHGGTGLGLALARALAERMGGTLTLQSTVGEGSRFTLTLPAVPPA
- a CDS encoding DUF2788 domain-containing protein, giving the protein MFGYSEEQLAQFGLTVGVGAFILYMFFIIGQLAREAKAGRFGTFVLFLVLSVGMLGFVAKNVIAWVMGL
- a CDS encoding long-chain-fatty-acid--CoA ligase, which gives rise to MSQLTAPNDNIPSFPWLKSYPAGVPERIDQDPATSLVDLLDDAFRRYASREASLYMEQRLRFDELDRQSAALAGWLQQRGLQRGARVALMMPNTPQYMVAIAGVLRAGMVVVNVNPLYTARELEHQLKDSGAEAIVVLENVAHTLEEVIEHSPVRHVVLVALGDMLNWWRGPLVNFVVRHVKKMVPEFRLPLTDGRTVTRFNDAIRQGGQRAYTRVPVRGDDIAFLQYTGGTTGVSKGAVLLHRNVVANILQTEAWFNPMLSKVGHRQLTIVCALPLYHIFALTVCYFMGLRLGGRNLLIPNPRDLPSLVKAISGHRVHMFPAVNTLYNALANDPDFARLDFSELVVSNGGGMAVQQATAEKWLKLTGCPICEGYGLSETSPVATANRLDLKEFTGTIGLPVPGTEIAIRDDDGRDQPIGERGEICIRGPQVMAGYWQRTEETAQVLSADGWFKSGDIGIMDERGYVRIVDRKKDMILVSGFNVYPNEIEQVVNLHPGVLECAAVGVPDMHSGEAVKLFVVKRDPALDEDDITRYCHDNFTGYKRPKYIDFRDDLPKSNVGKILRRELRSN